The following nucleotide sequence is from Pseudomonas sessilinigenes.
CAACTGGCGCAGATCCACCCCGGCGTTCTGCCAGGCCAGGGGAAAAGGCACGAACGGCGGCGCCACCAGGACGATGCGCTCCCCCGCCGCCGCCAGCCGCGCCAGGCTGGGCCAGAGCAATTGCAACTCGCCCAGGCCCTGGGCGGCGACGAGGATTTCCGTCAGCGCCGCTTCCGGCCAGCCGCCACTGGGCAACACCGCATCCAGGGCAGCGTGGCCGGTGGCATGCACACTGGCGGGCACGGCCGCCGGGCGGCCCTTCCAGACTCGCCCGGCATTGAACAGCGAGTCCAGTGCGACCACAGCGCCCATCAGCCCTGCCTCA
It contains:
- the imuA gene encoding translesion DNA synthesis-associated protein ImuA, which gives rise to MGAVVALDSLFNAGRVWKGRPAAVPASVHATGHAALDAVLPSGGWPEAALTEILVAAQGLGELQLLWPSLARLAAAGERIVLVAPPFVPFPLAWQNAGVDLRQLSIIQAAERDALWAAEQCLRSGSCGAVLCWPQQADDRALRRLQVAAESGQTLAFAYRPLEAAHNPSPAALRLTLQGHPAQLRILKCRGGLAHPQPIALQAGH